A genomic segment from Nicotiana sylvestris chromosome 1, ASM39365v2, whole genome shotgun sequence encodes:
- the LOC104222336 gene encoding disease resistance protein RPV1-like: MFMMRAEKASFSSPRCPYHVYLSYRGQEISMNFINLLHTELTRVGLRTFKKHGEARKGKIVGSELQKAFKEARISIIVFSEDYAYSRRCLDELVNILERKFSAGHMILPVFYHMDPSHVRKQKGSYAKALHNYEEQIMGGKGERRNEQIAKVKIWRASLKEVANMAGIVLEDGDELTFIQEIVEDIWGKMSRKVLSIAQYPVGIYHRVKEISFWLQDSLTGAHTLMIYGEPGIGKTTIARALFNLHCDRFQYSSFLANIREIAKESSSLISLQKNLLSDLLKEDRIDLYDIDGGASKIKECLVHRRFLLVLDDVDDLDQLKALLDSRDWIPPGSKVIITTTNKSLVNPHDACVMYEAKRFDIPEALQLFSLHTFGQDHPAKEYMMQSKQIVKHCRGVPLALQVLASSLRGGSIDLWEAAINKLERYSEFHKHKILELSYEALPDDHEKNVFLDIACFFVGKDKDYTIKILDECGFHATAEIQNLIDRCLLTVTPENKLMMHQLLQEMGKEVICRESPTEPGKRSRIWHHKDALSILQEETVTESIEGLTLKMRGSDESKSDKHENMSKRPHCDDSPNTSTLILKNSSKRLCLRFFSWRQVNSVSARSQTAPNEAGISSKAFFKMQELRFLELDNVQLSGTYEGFPKKLRWMCWYQFQLTSFPSGFPLENLVVLEMSNSNLHQTWEGAKSLRSLKILDLSHSRHLMKTPDFSGLPSLERVILEHCIGLVKVHESIGRLHKLLVLNLKGCESLRKLPRKMREIKSLEELTLCGCSKLEFSTTMRNQFFLQALLQNVTNRNQLASKGEKPICSDSLAAKSVYSIFWSWMSPWPKSARSMSELFQITLQSLDISHCNLTGTFIPYDLSVLSSLKYLNLRGNPITTLPESLKSLTVLQSLQLADCTKLQWIPELPLSLQLLNARNCISLNRVTNLPNFMRSLDLHLENCGNLVEVQGVFKLDPIDDIVVVSCLDNLEVRAVDVELCNYLTSTKSKGPVQGLYEFGIHSIFIPGGKVPTEFNNISTGSSLAFSVPQLPNIKTQGLEICIAYVECYDECFSQSHFIKVSNKTKRIKWNYGPTVFGIATPGNPMLWLSRWKFGDQLEKGDQVVVSLSMSCLVREFGAHLVCSEQREEDTLSENTKEGCRRPCYPLHHAIGGDLSPYELSSGVYHLSIYS; this comes from the exons ATGTTCATGATGAGAGCTGAAAAGGCATCGTTCTCCAGTCCTAGATGCCCTTATCATGTATACTTGAGTTATAGAGGCCAAGAGATCAGTATGAACTTCATCAATCTTCTGCACACGGAATTGACACGTGTAGGTCTTCGAACATTCAAGAAACATGGTGAAGCTAGGAAAGGAAAGATTGTTGGATCAGAATTGCAAAAAGCATTCAAGGAAGCGAGAATTTCAATAATTGTATTCTCGGAAGATTATGCATACTCTAGAAGGTGCCTAGATGAACTTGTGAACATCCTGGAAAGGAAGTTCAGTGCCGGTCATATGATTCTACCTGTGTTCTATCATATGGATCCATCCCATGTGAGAAAGCAGAAAGGATCTTATGCAAAAGCGCTTCATAATTATGAAGAGCAGATCATGGGGGGGAAGGGTGAAAGAAGGAATGAGCAGATAGCAAAGGTGAAGATATGGAGAGCATCTCTCAAGGAGGTTGCAAATATGGCAGGGATAGTTCTAGAAGACGG GGATGAGTTAACGTTTATTCAAGAAATTGTTGAGGACATCTGGGGTAAGATGAGTCGCAAAGTTTTGAGTATTGCCCAATATCCAGTTGGAATATATCACCGCGTGAAAGAGATCAGTTTCTGGTTACAAGATAGCTTGACTGGTGCTCATACATTGATGATTTATGGAGAACCTGGAATAGGGAAAACAACCATTGCCAGAGCTCTTTTTAACCTACATTGTGACAGATTTCAGTACAGCAGTTTTCTTGCAAATATTCGAGAAATTGCAAAAGAAAGCAGCAGTCTAATTAGCCTACAGAAAAATCTGCTTTCAGATCTTTTGAAAGAGGATAGGATTGATCTATATGATATTGATGGGGGAGCTTCTAAGATCAAAGAATGTTTGGTTCACAGAAGGTTTCTTTTGGTTCTTGATGATGTTGATGATTTGGACCAACTGAAAGCATTACTTGATTCAAGAGATTGGATTCCTCCTGGGAGTAAAGTTATTATAACAACTACAAATAAAAGCTTGGTAAACCCTCACGATGCTTGTGTGATGTATGAAGCCAAGAGGTTTGACATTCCTGAGGCGCTTCAGCTCTTCAGCTTGCATACTTTTGGTCAAGACCATCCCGCCAAGGAGTACATGATGCAATCCAAACAGATAGTTAAACATTGTCGAGGGGTTCCTTTAGCTCTTCAAGTTCTAGCCTCTTCGCTACGTGGTGGAAGTATAGATTTATGGGAAGCTGCAATAAATAAATTAGAAAGATATTCTGAATTCCATAAACATAAAATTCTTGAACTAAGCTATGAAGCTTTGCCTGATGACCATGAGAAAAATGTATTTCTTGATATTGCTTGCTTCTTTGTTGGAAAGGACAAAGATTATACAATCAAAATTCTTGATGAATGTGGTTTCCATGCTACTGCTGAAATACAGAATCTCATCGATAGATGTCTTCTGACAGTGACTCCTGAAAACAAGCTAATGATGCACCAGTTACTACAAGAAATGGGTAAAGAGGTCATCTGCCGAGAATCGCCCACAGAACCTGGTAAACGCAGCAGAATCTGGCATCACAAGGATGCCCTCAGTATACTGCAGGAAGAAACT GTTACAGAATCTATTGAGGGGCTCACTCTTAAAATGCGTGGATCAGATGAAAGCAAATCAGACAAACATGAAAATATGTCAAAAAGACCTCACTGTGATGATTCACCGAATACTTCAACATTGATTCTCAAAAACTCATCAAAGAGGCTTTGCCTACGCTTTTTCTCTTGGCGTCAAGTAAATTCTGTTTCGGCAAGATCACAGACTGCACCAAATGAAGCTGGAATAAGTTCTAAAGCATTTTTTAAAATGCAAGAACTGAGATTTCTTGAGCTTGATAATGTGCAGCTTTCTGGCACCTATGAAGGATTTCCAAAGAAATTAAGATGGATGTGCTGGTATCAATTCCAATTAACTTCCTTTCCAAGTGGCTTCCCTCTAGAAAATCTTGTAGTTCTTGAAATGAGCAATAGCAACTTGCACCAAACATGGGAGGGAGCAAAG TCTCTCCGATCATTGAAGATACTTGATCTTAGTCACTCACGCCATCTCATGAAGACCCCTGACTTCTCTGGACTGCCGAGTTTAGAAAGAGTTATTCTTGAACATTGCATAGGTTTGGTTAAGGTCCATGAGTCCATTGGAAGACTTCATAAACTTCTTGTTTTAAATCTGAAGGGATGCGAGAGCCTTAGGAAGCTTCCAAGGAAGATGAGGGAAATAAAATCGTTAGAAGAACTAACACTCTGTGGGTGCTCGAAGCTGGAGTTTTCCACGACAATGCGaaatcaattttttttgcaaGCACTTCTGCAGAATGTGACTAACAGAAATCAACTTGCCTCTAAGGGTGAAAAGCCAATATGTAGTGACTCTCTGGCTGCTAAATCTGTCTATTCAATTTTCTGGTCTTGGATGTCACCGTGGCCAAAGTCAGCACGTTCAATGTCAGAACTCTTTCAGATCACCTTACAAAGTTTGGATATTTCACATTGCAATCTGACTGGCACTTTTATTCCCTATGATCTTTCTGTCTTGTCCTCCTTAAAATATCTGAATTTAAGAGGAAATCCCATTACTACCCTGCCAGAGAGCCTGAAGAGCCTAACTGTGCTGCAGTCCCTTCAGTTAGCTGACTGCACAAAGCTCCAGTGGATCCCGGAACTTCCATTGAGTTTACAATTATTGAATGCACGTAACTGCATATCACTGAATAGAGTAACAAATCTACCCAACTTCATGAGGTCACTTGACTTGCACCTAGAGAATTGTGGAAATCTGGTTGAGGTTCAGGGAGTATTCAAGCTAGATCCTATTgatgatattgttgttgtatcttgCCTAGATAATTTGGAGGTCCGAGCAGTAGATGTGGAACTTTGCAACTATCTGACCTCAACGAAAAGCAAAGGTCCCGTTCAGGGACTCTATGAATTTGGTATACACAGCATTTTCATTCCTGGAGGCAAGGTTCCTACCGAGTTCAATAATATAAGCACAGGGAGCTCATTAGCTTTCTCTGTGCCTCAACTTCCTAACATCAAGACACAAGGATTAGAGATATGCATTGCTTATGTAGAATGTTATGACGAATGTTTCAGCCAAAGTCACTTCATAAAAGTGAGCAATAAAACCAAGAGGATCAAATGGAATTATGGTCCAACGGTTTTTGGGATTGCAACTCCTGGTAATCCAATGCTATGGTTAAGTCGTTGGAAGTTTGGAGATCAGCTAGAAAAAGGAGATCAAGTTGTTGTCTCCTTAAGCATGAGTTGCTTGGTTAGGGAATTTGGTGCCCATCTTGTATGCAGTGAACAAAGGGAGGAAGACACCCTATCTGAGAATACAAAGGAGGGATGTCGTCGTCCCTGCTATCCACTTCATCATGCAATTGGAGGAGATTTGTCTCCTTATGAGCTAAGCTCAGGCGTCTATCACCTCTCCATTTATTCTTGA